From Dehalobacter sp. 12DCB1:
AGTATCCTGGTCTGACCAAAATTAAGGAGGAAAAAAATTGGAATTAACATGGATTATAGCGGTATCAATAGCACTAGGGATGGATGCCTTTTCCTTCTCGCTTGCTTTGGGAATGATTGGAACCGACAATAAAACAGCGCTGCGGCTGAGTACTGTCGTGGCAGCGTTTCATGTTTTCATGCCGCTTTTGGGTTTGTGGATTGGACAGAAACTTGGATTGCTGTTTGGCAATGTTACAATTGGAATTGGAGCTGTCATTTTGCTCTGGCTTGGCAGTAAAATGATTCTGGGAGCCATTCTGGGATCGGGAGAAAAAAACATTCCGAGTTTAAAAGGTTTCGGAATTTTTGTTTTGGCAGGAAGCGTCAGCCTTGACGCGCTGAGTGTCGGATTTTCTCTGGGTACGTTTGTCAGTATGATCCTGCCGGCAATCCTGATCATGGGCTTTACCGCAGGCATCATGAC
This genomic window contains:
- a CDS encoding manganese efflux pump; this encodes MELTWIIAVSIALGMDAFSFSLALGMIGTDNKTALRLSTVVAAFHVFMPLLGLWIGQKLGLLFGNVTIGIGAVILLWLGSKMILGAILGSGEKNIPSLKGFGIFVLAGSVSLDALSVGFSLGTFVSMILPAILIMGFTAGIMTGCGIFLGRRIGTWAGSKAEAIGGSILFLIGLRMIFSLIF